One segment of Clostridia bacterium DNA contains the following:
- a CDS encoding carboxypeptidase regulatory-like domain-containing protein, translated as MKKLILMALVVVMVMSMAVFASAETTAYQPDNNGKYTVTYNVGEANKNEMYGFVVIKGTDVIDLDNIDDYVYIDQATADENGNITFANFGLKGALPSDDAFVESTAYIGGKGFDGAENIGVLVADSGCVVTGAVTDTNNPRTATVTFKDAQDVTVATAQATNGAFSVEVGEGTYTVVFTKGGSLSHTYTGVVVDGDEVLKTVNMGPLAGNINGIGGINLADLSILTVDYEQSELANEYADINNIGGVNLTDLAILAQNYENVNVSEAYAN; from the coding sequence ATGAAAAAATTAATTCTCATGGCTTTGGTAGTGGTAATGGTTATGTCTATGGCAGTTTTTGCCTCGGCAGAAACTACTGCATATCAGCCAGACAACAACGGTAAATACACCGTAACCTACAATGTAGGCGAAGCAAACAAAAATGAAATGTACGGCTTTGTAGTTATCAAAGGTACAGACGTAATTGATCTGGACAACATCGACGATTATGTGTATATCGACCAGGCAACAGCAGACGAAAACGGTAACATTACCTTTGCAAACTTCGGTTTGAAGGGCGCGCTTCCGTCTGACGATGCTTTTGTAGAAAGCACAGCTTATATCGGTGGTAAGGGCTTTGATGGCGCTGAAAACATCGGTGTGCTGGTGGCAGATTCGGGTTGTGTTGTAACCGGTGCCGTAACCGATACCAACAATCCCAGAACGGCAACCGTTACCTTTAAAGATGCACAGGATGTAACTGTAGCAACCGCACAGGCAACCAATGGTGCATTTTCTGTTGAAGTCGGTGAAGGTACATACACTGTTGTATTTACCAAGGGTGGCAGCTTGAGCCATACCTATACCGGTGTTGTTGTTGATGGGGATGAGGTGCTTAAGACCGTAAATATGGGTCCGCTTGCAGGTAATATTAACGGTATTGGCGGAATCAACCTGGCTGACCTTTCTATTCTGACAGTGGATTATGAGCAGAGTGAATTGGCTAATGAGTATGCAGATATCAACAACATTGGCGGCGTTAATTTGACCGACTTGGCTATTTTGGCGCAAAACTATGAAAATGTCAATGTTTCTGAGGCGTACGCAAACTGA
- a CDS encoding copper amine oxidase N-terminal domain-containing protein, whose product MQKKSLLGLLLLLIVLIITSGVAVFAADAETGELYIHKQQAENGIVEVNMYIKNARFMGIQSVLRYDPAVWTPVDAEGNPATEFEDFAEQKASVFTPIGLSLYAEKGCFGCTLFIMPGTKGEGINDKGEYVVGEDGIELYTFRFKKIADGDPKLEIAVKDDVKPYLLALPDGLLCMSYDAENTMHVYIYDEKPAEEPEVFVYGTYEEPPEMTKKTRKTDVVCLLVGNSTTIVKGKKTQIDAENRNVVPYIENDRTYVPLRFVSEAFGAEVIWEEGMDGCIVKKDDVTIELTFNSTTFKVNGETVESDVPIQLKHDRTMVPVRFVTENLGCNVYWNEKNEAVVIAPEKNPWIADRRAEIDALNEMLLTIIGIL is encoded by the coding sequence ATGCAGAAAAAAAGCTTGCTCGGACTCCTTCTTTTGCTTATTGTTCTCATCATCACATCAGGCGTTGCCGTTTTTGCTGCGGATGCCGAAACCGGTGAACTTTACATACATAAACAACAAGCTGAGAACGGTATTGTTGAAGTGAATATGTATATAAAAAATGCTCGCTTTATGGGTATCCAGAGTGTGCTTAGGTATGATCCGGCTGTTTGGACTCCCGTTGATGCAGAAGGAAATCCTGCAACTGAATTTGAGGATTTTGCAGAGCAGAAGGCATCGGTTTTTACGCCCATAGGTCTTTCTTTATACGCTGAAAAGGGGTGCTTTGGCTGTACACTGTTTATCATGCCCGGAACAAAAGGCGAAGGCATTAATGATAAAGGGGAATATGTAGTAGGCGAAGACGGCATTGAACTTTACACATTCCGGTTCAAAAAGATTGCCGATGGCGATCCCAAGCTGGAAATTGCAGTGAAAGATGATGTTAAGCCTTATCTTCTTGCGTTGCCTGACGGGCTGCTTTGTATGAGCTACGATGCAGAGAATACGATGCATGTTTACATTTATGATGAGAAACCTGCAGAAGAACCTGAAGTTTTTGTGTACGGCACCTATGAAGAACCACCTGAAATGACTAAGAAAACAAGAAAAACAGATGTGGTTTGCTTACTGGTAGGCAACAGTACCACCATTGTAAAAGGCAAAAAAACGCAAATAGATGCAGAAAACAGAAACGTAGTACCTTATATTGAAAATGACCGTACCTATGTGCCTTTAAGATTTGTTTCGGAAGCCTTTGGCGCTGAAGTTATCTGGGAAGAGGGTATGGACGGATGCATTGTTAAAAAGGATGACGTTACAATAGAGCTGACCTTTAATTCCACCACCTTTAAGGTGAACGGAGAGACGGTTGAAAGCGACGTACCCATTCAGTTAAAGCATGACAGAACCATGGTTCCTGTGCGGTTTGTAACCGAAAACTTAGGCTGTAATGTGTACTGGAACGAAAAGAACGAAGCAGTGGTTATCGCACCCGAAAAAAATCCGTGGATTGCAGACAGACGAGCAGAAATTGATGCTTTAAACGAAATGCTTCTCACAATAATTGGTATTTTATAA
- the rplQ gene encoding 50S ribosomal protein L17, with amino-acid sequence MPGTRKLGRATAHRKAMLRSLTTSLLENGKMVTTVERAKEVRCMAEKMITLGKKNTLHTRRQALAYITSEDVVTKLFTEIAPKYADRNGGYTRIIKMAPRRGDCASQAIIELV; translated from the coding sequence ATGCCGGGAACAAGAAAGCTCGGACGTGCAACCGCACACAGAAAGGCAATGCTCAGAAGCCTTACCACATCCCTTTTGGAAAACGGTAAGATGGTAACAACCGTTGAGCGTGCAAAGGAAGTTCGTTGCATGGCTGAAAAAATGATTACATTGGGCAAAAAGAATACACTTCACACCAGAAGACAGGCACTGGCTTACATCACCAGCGAAGATGTTGTAACCAAGCTGTTTACTGAAATTGCCCCCAAATATGCAGACAGAAACGGTGGATACACAAGAATCATTAAGATGGCACCCAGACGCGGTGACTGTGCATCCCAGGCAATCATTGAACTCGTTTAA
- a CDS encoding DNA-directed RNA polymerase subunit alpha, protein MIEIQKPKIECVELSEDGRYGKFTVEPLERGYGITIGNSLRRTLLSSLPGAAASFVKINGVQHEFSTVPGVKEDVVEIILNLKSLQVKLHGQGPKMVYIDASGKGEVKAGDIKCDANVEILNPDLHIATLNEDANLNMEITLTTGRGFVSAEKNRADSQYLVADVIPVDSIYTPVEKVNFYVENTRVGGQTDYDKLSLEVTTNGTTSPDDAVSLAAKILIEHLELFMNLSESAANTEVLVNKPDAKGNEVLKMTIEELDLSVRSYNCLKRAGVHTVEDLASKTEEDMMRVRNLGRKSLEEVLQKMESLGLSLQKEEDE, encoded by the coding sequence ATGATAGAAATTCAAAAGCCGAAGATTGAGTGCGTAGAATTATCGGAAGACGGCAGATACGGTAAATTTACCGTAGAACCCTTAGAAAGAGGTTACGGAATTACCATTGGTAACTCCCTGAGAAGAACACTCCTTTCTTCATTGCCGGGTGCAGCTGCTTCTTTTGTAAAAATTAACGGTGTTCAGCATGAATTCTCCACAGTTCCGGGCGTAAAGGAAGATGTGGTTGAAATTATCCTGAACCTGAAAAGCTTACAGGTTAAATTGCACGGACAAGGCCCGAAGATGGTATACATCGATGCAAGCGGTAAGGGCGAAGTGAAAGCAGGGGACATCAAATGCGATGCCAATGTGGAAATTTTAAACCCCGACCTGCACATTGCAACCTTGAACGAAGATGCAAACCTGAACATGGAAATCACTTTGACCACCGGTCGCGGTTTCGTTTCTGCAGAAAAGAACCGCGCGGACAGCCAGTACTTAGTTGCTGACGTAATTCCGGTAGACTCCATCTACACACCGGTTGAAAAAGTAAATTTCTATGTGGAAAACACCCGCGTAGGCGGTCAGACCGACTATGACAAGCTCAGCCTGGAGGTAACCACAAACGGTACCACCTCGCCGGACGACGCAGTCAGCCTTGCGGCTAAAATCCTTATTGAACATCTGGAATTGTTCATGAACCTTTCCGAAAGCGCTGCAAACACAGAAGTGCTTGTAAACAAGCCGGACGCAAAGGGCAACGAAGTTCTGAAGATGACCATCGAAGAACTGGATTTGTCTGTTCGTTCCTACAACTGCTTGAAGCGTGCAGGTGTTCATACTGTTGAGGACTTGGCAAGCAAGACCGAAGAAGACATGATGCGTGTTCGTAACCTTGGCAGAAAGTCTTTGGAGGAAGTGCTCCAGAAGATGGAAAGCTTAGGTTTATCATTACAAAAAGAAGAAGACGAATAA
- the rpsD gene encoding 30S ribosomal protein S4, translating into MARNMQPVLKRCRTLGIEPTVMGVDKKSNRNPKPGRKKQSEYGMQLTEKQKVKFIYGMLEKQFRKYYVMATKRDGITGEMLLQILESRLDNVVFRMGLANTRREARQIVNHGHILVNGKRVDIPSYLVKPGEVISVKEKSKNSDHMKEIVETNASRVVPKWIEMDKEAMVGKVVALAQRDDIDYDVQEHLIVELYSK; encoded by the coding sequence ATGGCAAGAAATATGCAGCCTGTATTGAAAAGATGCCGTACTTTAGGTATTGAGCCGACCGTGATGGGTGTAGATAAGAAATCTAACAGAAACCCGAAGCCTGGCAGAAAAAAACAGAGCGAATACGGTATGCAGCTGACTGAAAAGCAGAAGGTAAAGTTCATTTACGGTATGCTTGAAAAGCAGTTCAGAAAATACTATGTAATGGCAACCAAGAGAGACGGTATTACCGGTGAAATGCTTCTCCAGATTTTGGAATCCAGACTGGATAACGTTGTATTCAGAATGGGTCTTGCAAACACCAGAAGAGAAGCTCGCCAGATTGTAAACCATGGTCACATTTTAGTAAACGGTAAGAGAGTAGACATTCCGTCCTACCTCGTAAAGCCCGGTGAAGTGATCTCTGTAAAAGAAAAATCCAAGAATTCCGATCATATGAAGGAAATTGTTGAAACAAACGCATCCAGAGTCGTACCGAAGTGGATCGAAATGGACAAAGAAGCAATGGTAGGTAAAGTTGTTGCTTTGGCACAGAGAGATGACATCGACTACGACGTTCAGGAACACTTAATCGTTGAATTGTATTCTAAATAA
- the rpsK gene encoding 30S ribosomal protein S11 has translation MAKTATKKTVRRRKEKKHIEKGAVHINSTFNNTIITITDTQGNAISWASAGELGFRGSKKSTPFAAQSAAEKAAEAAKEHGLKSVEVYVKGPGAGREAAIRALQAVGLEVSMIKDVTPIPHNGCRPPKRRRV, from the coding sequence ATGGCTAAAACTGCTACCAAAAAAACCGTCAGAAGACGTAAGGAAAAGAAACATATTGAAAAAGGCGCAGTGCATATTAACTCCACCTTTAACAATACCATCATAACCATTACCGATACACAGGGTAACGCAATTTCTTGGGCAAGCGCAGGCGAACTGGGCTTCAGAGGTTCTAAGAAATCTACTCCTTTTGCTGCACAGTCCGCTGCTGAAAAAGCCGCTGAAGCTGCAAAGGAACACGGCCTTAAGAGTGTTGAAGTATATGTAAAAGGACCTGGTGCAGGTCGTGAAGCTGCTATCCGTGCATTGCAGGCAGTAGGCTTGGAAGTTAGCATGATTAAAGACGTAACTCCTATCCCGCACAACGGATGCAGACCGCCCAAGAGAAGAAGAGTTTGA
- the rpsM gene encoding 30S ribosomal protein S13: MARIAGVDLPREKRVEIGLTYIYGIGQSTAKDILEKTGINPDTRVKDLTEDDVSKLRDAIDGYTVEGDLRRQVALDIKRLMEIGCYRGLRHRRGLPVRGQRTKTNARTRKGPKKTIANKKK, translated from the coding sequence ATGGCAAGAATTGCAGGTGTTGACTTACCCCGCGAAAAGAGAGTTGAAATCGGTTTGACCTATATCTACGGTATCGGTCAGAGCACAGCAAAGGACATCCTCGAAAAGACAGGCATTAACCCGGATACCCGTGTTAAAGACCTGACCGAAGATGATGTTTCCAAACTGCGTGACGCGATTGACGGCTACACCGTAGAAGGTGACCTGAGAAGACAGGTTGCTCTCGACATCAAACGTTTGATGGAAATCGGTTGCTATCGCGGCTTAAGACATAGAAGAGGCCTTCCTGTTAGAGGTCAGAGAACAAAGACCAACGCGAGAACAAGAAAAGGTCCTAAAAAGACAATCGCAAACAAGAAGAAGTAA
- the rpmJ gene encoding 50S ribosomal protein L36, which produces MKVRPSVKPICEKCKIIKRKGNVMVICENPKHKQKQG; this is translated from the coding sequence ATGAAAGTTAGACCGTCTGTTAAACCTATTTGCGAAAAATGCAAAATCATTAAGCGCAAAGGGAATGTAATGGTAATTTGTGAAAATCCGAAGCATAAGCAGAAGCAAGGCTAA
- the infA gene encoding translation initiation factor IF-1 yields MAKDDVLELDGKVVEAMPNATFKVELENGHVVVAHLAGKLRMNFIRILPGDKVKLEMSPYDLTKGRITWRAK; encoded by the coding sequence ATGGCAAAAGACGATGTTTTAGAATTGGACGGCAAAGTTGTTGAAGCTATGCCGAATGCCACTTTTAAAGTAGAGCTTGAAAACGGACACGTGGTTGTTGCACACTTGGCAGGAAAGCTTCGTATGAATTTCATCCGAATCCTTCCGGGTGATAAGGTGAAACTGGAAATGTCTCCTTATGACTTAACCAAGGGCAGAATCACATGGCGTGCAAAGTAA
- a CDS encoding KOW domain-containing RNA-binding protein: MEIYPGAVVVSTAGRDKDRYFAVLSVENGYAYLADGKVRKVDMPKKKKMKHLQVTAFFLDHIAEKLQTEQTVTNSMLRKAISELEQV; encoded by the coding sequence TTGGAAATTTACCCCGGAGCAGTCGTCGTATCTACGGCAGGCAGGGATAAAGACAGATACTTTGCGGTCCTTTCGGTTGAAAACGGATATGCATATCTGGCCGACGGAAAGGTGCGAAAAGTGGATATGCCGAAAAAGAAAAAAATGAAACATCTCCAAGTTACTGCATTTTTTCTGGATCACATAGCTGAAAAGTTACAAACAGAACAAACAGTTACAAACTCGATGCTTCGGAAAGCGATTTCCGAATTGGAACAAGTATGA
- the map gene encoding type I methionyl aminopeptidase, producing MIIVKSTKEVELMTVAGRITGEVLQLLKEHVKPGVTTKELDEIAEKFIRKNGATPTFKGYAGFPASICASVNHQVIHGIPSHKTVLQEGDIISVDVGACYKGYNGDAARTFAVGNISSEAKRLIDVTEQSFFEGIKFCYENARVSDISHAVQTCAENAGYGVVREFVGHGVGAELHESPEIPNFGKPGRGARLIAGMTLAIEPMINMGDYRVKTLSDGWTVETLDGCLSAHYENTVLITKGEPRLLTLTENS from the coding sequence ATGATTATTGTTAAATCCACAAAGGAAGTTGAACTTATGACGGTGGCCGGCAGAATCACCGGGGAGGTTTTACAGCTTTTAAAAGAGCATGTAAAACCCGGTGTTACCACCAAGGAGTTGGACGAAATTGCAGAGAAATTCATCCGCAAGAACGGTGCGACCCCTACCTTTAAAGGATATGCCGGCTTTCCCGCAAGTATTTGCGCATCCGTAAATCATCAGGTCATCCACGGAATTCCAAGCCATAAAACCGTGTTGCAAGAGGGCGACATCATCTCCGTCGATGTTGGCGCCTGCTACAAGGGCTATAATGGCGACGCGGCAAGAACCTTTGCCGTGGGGAACATTTCTTCCGAGGCAAAACGCCTGATTGATGTTACTGAGCAATCCTTCTTTGAAGGAATAAAATTCTGCTATGAAAACGCCAGAGTTTCTGACATTTCCCATGCCGTTCAGACTTGCGCAGAAAACGCAGGCTACGGTGTGGTCAGAGAATTTGTGGGGCATGGCGTGGGAGCAGAGCTTCATGAAAGCCCCGAAATCCCAAACTTCGGTAAACCCGGTCGTGGTGCACGCCTGATTGCCGGAATGACGTTGGCAATTGAACCTATGATAAACATGGGGGATTACAGAGTTAAAACTTTGTCTGACGGATGGACGGTGGAAACTTTGGACGGCTGCTTGTCGGCGCATTACGAAAATACAGTGCTGATCACGAAAGGTGAACCGAGATTACTCACGTTAACTGAAAATTCTTAG
- a CDS encoding adenylate kinase: MKIIMLGAPGAGKGTLAAQISEELKVPTISTGFIIRQAIAANSELGKLAKDFIDKGQLVPDDVIIKILFHRIEEDDCKNGFILDGFPRTIPQAEALVEHGVEIDKVLSIEIADQVILERLLGRRECSKCGRTYHLVHNPPKSQGVCDEDGAELITRKDDNVETILSRLEVYHKQTEPLIQFYEKAGILRYVKSRANVETTTKEAMKALEA, encoded by the coding sequence ATGAAAATCATTATGTTAGGTGCACCGGGTGCCGGTAAAGGGACTTTAGCGGCGCAGATTTCGGAAGAATTAAAGGTGCCCACAATATCGACAGGATTTATTATCCGTCAGGCAATCGCAGCAAACTCCGAACTGGGTAAGCTTGCGAAGGATTTCATTGACAAAGGTCAATTGGTACCCGACGATGTAATCATCAAAATTCTTTTCCATCGAATTGAAGAGGATGATTGCAAAAACGGATTCATCTTAGATGGATTTCCCCGCACCATTCCGCAAGCCGAAGCGCTTGTGGAACACGGTGTTGAAATTGATAAAGTGCTGAGCATTGAAATTGCCGATCAGGTTATCTTAGAAAGACTTCTTGGCAGACGTGAATGCTCAAAATGCGGAAGAACCTATCATCTGGTTCACAATCCGCCAAAAAGTCAAGGCGTTTGCGACGAGGACGGGGCAGAGCTTATCACCCGTAAAGACGACAACGTTGAGACTATTTTAAGCAGACTTGAGGTATATCATAAGCAGACTGAGCCCCTGATTCAGTTTTACGAAAAAGCAGGCATCCTGCGTTATGTAAAATCCAGGGCAAATGTGGAAACTACCACCAAAGAGGCTATGAAAGCACTGGAGGCGTAA